A region of Pyxidicoccus parkwaysis DNA encodes the following proteins:
- a CDS encoding SpoVR family protein gives MPKSLTPRLEALRDEIHGYAKEFGLDFFDTIFEMVSYDEMNMVAAYGGFPTRYPHWRWGMEYEQLAKGYEYGLSKIYELVINNDPCYAYLMESNPEVDQKLVMAHVYGHCDFFKNNFSFRHTNRRMIDDMANHATRVRRWIDKIGVEKVEDFIDRTLSLENLIDQHAPHIRRNPDPKKAEEEVKANERVEGFKVDREYMRGFINPSEFLDSQRKRVEDEKQRAKKFPERPQRDVLLFLLEHAPLEPWESDILAILRDEAYYFAPQGQTKIMNEGWASYWHSTIMTRRALKDDEIIDYADHHSGTMGTRPGAINPYKLGIELWRDIEDRWNKGRFGKEWDECDDLRARRSWDKKLGAGREKIFEVRKHYNDITFIDTFLTPEFAMEQKLFVYGFNDKRNSWEILDREFRKVKSKLLQGLTNFGQPIIEVVDGNHENRAELLLAHKHDGQDLKGDYARETLRNLQSLWRRPVNIVTRYDNKSVMLRFDGTTHSEKKVEL, from the coding sequence ATGCCCAAGAGCCTGACACCCCGCCTCGAAGCGCTCAGGGACGAAATCCACGGCTACGCCAAGGAGTTCGGACTCGACTTCTTCGACACCATCTTCGAGATGGTGTCGTACGACGAGATGAACATGGTGGCCGCCTACGGCGGCTTCCCCACGCGCTACCCGCACTGGCGTTGGGGCATGGAGTACGAGCAGCTGGCCAAGGGCTACGAGTACGGGCTGAGCAAAATCTACGAGCTCGTCATCAACAATGACCCCTGCTACGCGTACTTGATGGAGAGCAACCCGGAGGTGGACCAGAAGCTCGTCATGGCCCACGTCTACGGGCACTGCGACTTCTTCAAGAACAACTTCTCCTTCCGGCACACCAACCGCCGGATGATTGATGACATGGCCAATCACGCCACCCGCGTGCGCCGGTGGATTGACAAGATTGGCGTGGAGAAGGTGGAAGACTTCATCGACCGGACGCTGAGCCTGGAGAACCTCATCGACCAGCACGCGCCGCACATCCGGCGCAACCCGGACCCGAAGAAGGCGGAAGAGGAGGTCAAAGCCAACGAGCGCGTGGAGGGCTTCAAGGTGGACCGCGAGTACATGCGCGGCTTCATCAACCCCTCCGAGTTCCTCGACTCCCAGCGCAAGCGCGTGGAGGACGAGAAGCAGCGCGCGAAGAAGTTCCCCGAGCGCCCGCAGCGCGACGTGCTGCTCTTCCTGCTGGAGCACGCGCCGCTGGAGCCGTGGGAGTCCGACATCCTCGCGATTCTGCGCGACGAGGCCTACTACTTCGCGCCCCAGGGCCAGACGAAAATCATGAACGAGGGGTGGGCCAGCTACTGGCACTCCACCATCATGACGCGGCGGGCCCTCAAGGACGACGAAATCATCGACTACGCGGACCACCACTCGGGCACCATGGGCACACGCCCCGGCGCCATCAATCCCTACAAGCTCGGCATCGAGCTGTGGCGGGACATCGAGGACCGGTGGAACAAGGGCCGCTTCGGCAAGGAGTGGGACGAGTGCGATGACCTTCGCGCGCGCCGCTCCTGGGACAAGAAGCTGGGCGCCGGCCGCGAGAAGATTTTCGAGGTCCGCAAGCACTACAACGACATCACCTTCATCGACACGTTCCTCACGCCCGAGTTCGCGATGGAGCAGAAGCTCTTCGTGTATGGCTTCAACGACAAGCGCAACTCGTGGGAAATCCTGGACCGTGAGTTCCGCAAGGTGAAGAGCAAGCTCCTCCAGGGGCTCACCAACTTCGGCCAGCCCATCATCGAAGTCGTGGACGGCAACCACGAGAATCGCGCGGAGTTGCTGCTCGCGCACAAGCACGACGGGCAGGACCTCAAGGGCGACTACGCCCGCGAGACGCTGCGCAACCTCCAGTCCCTCTGGCGCCGCCCCGTCAACATCGTCACCCGCTACGACAACAAGAGCGTGATGCTGCGCTTCGACGGCACCACCCACTCGGAGAAGAAGGTCGAGCTGTAG
- a CDS encoding DUF444 family protein: MTLKIHQDHSRFKQIVRGKIKANLRKYVQKGEMLGKKGKDAISIPIPFIDIPRFKYGHKEQGGVGQGDGEVGQQLGPGAVEPGEGQQAGQGEGDHALEVDVTLDELAQILGEELQLPNIERRQNEKIVTQKIRYTGINTTGPESLRHFKRTYKQALRRQIAAGTYDPNRPIIVPMREDRRYRSYKLQNLPETNAVIIYMMDVSGSMGDEQKEIVRIESFWLDTWLRHQYKGLESRYIIHDAVAREVDRDTFFHTRESGGTMISSAYKLCRDIILADYPKSAWNIYPFHFSDGDNWSADDTRQCIDMLRNDVLPNVNQFAYGQVESPYGSGQFIKDLREAVGDATNVALSEIADKDAIYASIKDFLGKGR, translated from the coding sequence GTGACCTTGAAGATCCACCAGGACCACTCCCGCTTCAAACAGATCGTCCGCGGCAAGATAAAGGCCAACCTGCGCAAGTACGTGCAGAAGGGCGAGATGCTGGGGAAGAAGGGGAAGGACGCCATCTCCATCCCCATTCCCTTCATCGACATCCCCCGCTTCAAGTACGGCCACAAGGAGCAGGGCGGTGTCGGGCAGGGGGATGGAGAGGTGGGTCAGCAGCTCGGCCCCGGGGCCGTGGAGCCCGGGGAGGGACAGCAGGCCGGCCAGGGCGAGGGCGACCACGCCCTCGAGGTGGACGTCACGCTCGACGAGCTCGCCCAGATTCTGGGCGAGGAGCTGCAGCTGCCCAACATCGAGCGGCGGCAGAACGAGAAGATCGTCACGCAGAAGATTCGCTACACCGGCATCAACACCACCGGCCCCGAGTCGCTGCGCCACTTCAAGCGCACCTACAAGCAGGCCCTGCGGCGCCAGATTGCCGCGGGGACGTATGACCCGAACCGGCCCATCATCGTCCCCATGCGCGAGGACCGGCGCTACCGCAGCTACAAGCTGCAGAACCTGCCGGAGACCAACGCGGTCATCATCTACATGATGGACGTGTCCGGCTCCATGGGTGACGAGCAGAAGGAAATCGTCCGCATCGAGAGCTTCTGGTTGGATACGTGGCTGCGCCACCAATACAAGGGCCTGGAGTCACGCTACATCATCCACGACGCGGTGGCCCGCGAGGTGGACCGGGACACGTTCTTCCACACCCGCGAGTCCGGCGGGACGATGATTTCCAGCGCGTACAAGCTCTGCCGCGACATCATCCTCGCGGACTACCCGAAGAGCGCGTGGAACATCTACCCGTTCCACTTCAGCGACGGTGACAACTGGAGCGCGGACGACACGCGCCAGTGCATCGACATGCTCCGCAACGACGTGCTGCCCAACGTCAACCAGTTCGCCTACGGACAGGTGGAGTCACCCTACGGCAGCGGGCAGTTCATCAAGGATTTGCGCGAGGCGGTGGGTGACGCAACCAACGTCGCGCTGAGCGAAATCGCGGACAAGGACGCCATCTACGCGTCCATCAAGGACTTCCTCGGCAAGGGCCGCTGA
- a CDS encoding PrkA family serine protein kinase — MKDAEKVSWVSRIAALQDAKTYAELTWEGAFEDYLEIVRKNPKVTRTAFQRIYDMILSHGKTEYIDNKKKLIRYHFFSDEKFGGKDAIFGLDVPLMKLVNVFKSAAQGYGTEKRVILLHGPVGSSKSTIARLLKKGMEDYSKTPDGAAYTFSWITDKKLPDGTTVKEKMKCPMNEEPLNLIPKEWRSKIYAELSPPESGYTIPDGSELCPACRFVFKDLMTQYQGDFTKVIGHIRVNRLVFSEKDRVGIGTFQPKDEKNQDSTELTGDINYRKIAEYGSDSDPRAFNFDGEFNIANRGIIEFVEVLKLDVAFLYDLLGASQEHKIKPKKFPQTDIDEVILGHTNEPEYKKLENNEFMEALRDRTVKIDIPYITKLSEEVKIYEKDFNSRAIKGKHIAPHTLEMAAMWAVLTRLEEPKKHNLSLLQKLKLYNGKTLPNFTEDNIKELRKESVREGLEGISARYIQDKISNALVSDKGEGCINPFMVLNELEAGLKTHSLINSEDARKRMKELLTSVKQEYEDIVKNEVQRAISADEDAISKLCGNYIDNIKAYTQKEKVKNKYTGLYEEPDERLMRSIEEKIDIPESRKDDFRREIMNYIGALAVEGKTFNYRTNERLHKSLELKLFEDQKDSIKLKNLVSSVVDKETQEKIDLVKDRMMKNYGYCEICSTDVLNFVASIFARGDAKE, encoded by the coding sequence ATGAAGGACGCTGAGAAGGTTTCGTGGGTCTCCAGAATCGCCGCGCTCCAGGACGCGAAGACCTACGCCGAGCTCACCTGGGAAGGGGCGTTCGAGGACTACCTCGAAATCGTCCGCAAGAACCCCAAGGTCACCCGCACCGCCTTCCAGAGGATCTACGACATGATCCTCAGCCACGGGAAGACGGAGTACATCGACAACAAGAAGAAGCTCATCCGCTACCACTTCTTCAGCGACGAAAAGTTCGGCGGCAAGGACGCCATCTTCGGCCTCGACGTGCCGCTGATGAAGCTCGTCAACGTCTTCAAGTCCGCCGCCCAGGGCTACGGCACCGAGAAGCGCGTCATCCTCCTCCACGGCCCCGTCGGCTCCTCCAAGTCCACCATCGCCCGCCTGCTCAAGAAGGGCATGGAGGACTACTCCAAGACGCCGGATGGCGCCGCGTACACCTTCTCCTGGATTACCGACAAGAAGCTGCCGGACGGCACCACCGTGAAGGAGAAGATGAAGTGCCCCATGAATGAGGAGCCGCTCAACCTCATTCCCAAGGAGTGGCGCTCGAAGATCTACGCCGAGCTGTCCCCGCCGGAGAGCGGCTACACCATCCCCGACGGCTCCGAGCTCTGCCCCGCCTGCCGCTTCGTCTTCAAGGACCTGATGACGCAGTACCAGGGCGACTTCACCAAGGTCATCGGCCACATCCGCGTCAACCGCCTCGTCTTCAGCGAGAAGGACCGCGTCGGCATCGGCACCTTCCAGCCCAAGGACGAGAAGAACCAGGACTCCACCGAGCTCACCGGTGACATCAACTACCGCAAGATTGCGGAGTACGGCTCGGACTCGGACCCGCGCGCCTTCAACTTCGACGGCGAGTTCAACATCGCCAACCGCGGCATCATCGAGTTCGTCGAGGTCCTCAAGCTCGACGTCGCGTTCCTCTACGACCTGCTCGGCGCGTCGCAGGAGCACAAAATCAAGCCGAAGAAGTTCCCCCAGACGGACATCGACGAGGTCATCCTCGGCCACACCAACGAGCCCGAGTACAAGAAGCTCGAGAACAACGAGTTCATGGAGGCCTTGCGAGACCGTACGGTGAAGATTGACATCCCGTACATCACCAAGCTGTCCGAGGAGGTGAAGATCTACGAGAAGGACTTCAACTCCCGCGCCATCAAAGGCAAACACATTGCGCCCCACACGCTGGAGATGGCCGCCATGTGGGCCGTCCTCACGCGCCTGGAGGAGCCCAAGAAGCACAACCTCTCACTGTTGCAGAAGCTCAAGCTCTACAACGGCAAGACGCTCCCCAACTTCACCGAGGACAACATCAAGGAGCTGCGCAAGGAGAGCGTGCGCGAGGGCCTGGAGGGCATCTCCGCCCGCTACATCCAGGACAAAATCTCCAACGCGCTGGTGAGCGACAAGGGCGAGGGCTGCATCAACCCCTTCATGGTCCTCAACGAGCTGGAGGCCGGCCTCAAGACGCACTCGCTCATCAACAGCGAGGACGCGCGCAAGCGGATGAAGGAGCTGCTCACCTCCGTGAAGCAGGAGTACGAGGACATCGTCAAGAACGAAGTCCAGCGCGCCATCTCCGCGGACGAAGACGCCATCAGCAAGCTGTGCGGCAACTACATCGACAACATCAAGGCCTATACCCAGAAGGAGAAGGTCAAGAACAAGTACACCGGCCTCTACGAGGAACCGGATGAGCGGCTCATGCGCTCCATCGAGGAGAAGATAGACATCCCCGAGAGCCGCAAGGACGACTTCCGCCGCGAAATCATGAACTACATCGGCGCGCTGGCCGTCGAGGGGAAGACCTTCAACTACCGGACCAACGAGCGGCTCCACAAGTCACTGGAGCTGAAGCTGTTCGAGGACCAGAAGGACAGCATCAAGCTCAAGAACCTCGTCTCCTCCGTCGTGGACAAGGAGACCCAGGAGAAGATCGACCTGGTGAAGGACCGGATGATGAAGAACTACGGGTACTGCGAGATCTGCTCCACGGACGTCCTCAACTTCGTGGCCAGCATCTTCGCCCGAGGCGACGCGAAGGAGTAA
- a CDS encoding ABC transporter permease: MRRLLAFLRRDLQIATAYRLNGLLLVAGGLFTLTLFYFLARTVGEAPAVRGRYGADYYSFALVGLATATLLRSLQRGFGNAVRAAQNDGSLEPLLAAPLSTFHVVALMSAGTVAGSLVRACGLLVAGSLLFGARLSVHPLTFAVTLGLSVLTFSALGLLSAAFVLVFKRGDPFAYALDMLSYLFAGVLYPVDVLPETLRMAARLLPATHALHGLRAAALEGASAERLLPTWGALLAFSAVLWPLAAWAVQAARRHVERTGTLPHS, translated from the coding sequence ATGAGGCGCCTGCTCGCCTTCCTCCGGCGCGACCTCCAAATCGCCACCGCCTACCGCCTCAACGGGCTGCTCCTGGTGGCAGGCGGACTCTTCACGCTGACGCTCTTCTACTTCCTCGCCCGCACCGTGGGAGAAGCCCCCGCCGTGCGCGGCCGCTACGGCGCGGACTACTACTCCTTCGCCCTCGTCGGCCTCGCCACCGCCACCCTGCTGCGCAGCCTGCAGCGCGGCTTCGGAAATGCCGTGCGCGCCGCACAGAACGACGGCTCGCTGGAGCCCCTGCTCGCCGCGCCCCTCTCCACCTTTCATGTCGTCGCGCTGATGTCGGCCGGCACCGTGGCAGGCTCACTCGTGCGCGCGTGCGGCCTGCTCGTCGCCGGCTCGCTCCTCTTCGGCGCGCGCCTCTCCGTCCACCCGCTGACCTTCGCCGTGACGCTGGGATTGAGCGTGCTCACCTTCAGCGCGCTCGGCCTGCTGTCCGCCGCCTTCGTGCTCGTCTTCAAGCGCGGAGACCCGTTCGCCTATGCGCTCGACATGCTCAGCTACCTGTTCGCTGGCGTGCTCTATCCCGTGGACGTGCTCCCCGAGACACTGCGCATGGCCGCCCGGCTGCTGCCTGCCACGCATGCGCTGCACGGACTGCGCGCCGCGGCACTCGAGGGCGCCAGCGCGGAGCGCCTCCTGCCCACCTGGGGCGCCCTGCTGGCCTTCAGCGCGGTACTCTGGCCGCTCGCCGCCTGGGCGGTGCAGGCCGCGCGCCGACATGTGGAACGTACGGGCACGCTGCCCCACAGCTAG
- a CDS encoding ABC transporter ATP-binding protein, which translates to MPEVEVAALEKTYPPPGLWARLRGRASPSRPALRGVSFHVDAGEVVALIGPNGAGKSTLLRILCGLLLPDAGTARVASRDVVKDRPEVRRHVGAALSDDRGLAPRLTSRQNLRFYAALYDVPPREVDTRIDELAHALEARRLLDRETRTLSSGEKARVVLMRTLLHRPRVLLLDEVTRSLDPGAARRVRNRVLTDAASRGAAVLFASHDLAEVQAVAHRVLLLDAGRITAAGTFADVRPIAEEVFASTTSEDT; encoded by the coding sequence ATGCCGGAGGTCGAGGTCGCCGCCCTGGAGAAGACGTACCCGCCGCCCGGCCTCTGGGCGCGCCTGCGCGGCCGCGCCTCCCCTTCCCGCCCTGCCCTGCGCGGCGTCTCCTTCCACGTGGACGCGGGCGAAGTCGTCGCCCTCATCGGCCCCAACGGCGCCGGCAAGTCCACCCTTCTGCGCATCCTCTGCGGCCTGCTCCTTCCCGACGCGGGCACTGCCCGAGTGGCCTCACGCGACGTGGTGAAGGACAGGCCCGAGGTCCGCCGCCACGTGGGCGCAGCGCTCAGTGACGACCGGGGTCTCGCGCCCCGCCTCACCTCACGGCAGAACCTCCGCTTCTACGCCGCGCTCTACGACGTCCCTCCGCGCGAGGTGGACACGCGCATCGACGAGCTCGCCCACGCGCTGGAGGCCCGCCGTCTCCTGGACCGCGAGACACGCACGCTCTCCAGCGGAGAGAAGGCGCGCGTGGTGCTGATGCGCACCCTGCTCCACCGCCCGCGCGTGCTGCTGCTCGACGAAGTCACGCGCTCGCTGGACCCGGGCGCCGCCCGCCGCGTGCGCAACCGCGTGCTCACCGACGCCGCCTCGCGCGGCGCCGCCGTCCTCTTCGCCAGCCATGACCTGGCGGAAGTCCAGGCCGTGGCCCACCGCGTCCTCCTGCTCGACGCCGGGCGCATCACCGCCGCCGGCACCTTCGCGGACGTGCGCCCCATCGCCGAGGAGGTCTTCGCGTCCACCACCTCGGAGGACACATGA
- a CDS encoding ArnT family glycosyltransferase: MATAPPALSVPPSPAPNLSAVPAPAPEPSTRLLIGLMLVAALVPRLLVFAVNENLYGDAVVRTELAERWLDNPHVIKAYGDGAYQFGPLHMYLVGAALSVMNREVAGRAVSLLFGVLSVVPLFALTRRLFGWRAGVVAGLAFSAWGMHMQFSTTAGSEAVSLFFMLATFALYAEGVDENRFAPIFQAGLMLNFACALRYDAWMYIPLLTLALCFSSEDKVASVTRAVGFGLTCLPFPLLWMQGNELMHGDPFYPVKAVEDFHRNWVLSSAGSGPAIGWRLQQLGFWPGIALLTLSPGVGLLGMWGMVKAWRARPDTRWLVAAAVVPAAYFTFRAVALLTFVPLGRFTVTQVAVVPVFVAFGFAALVGNRGVGLRKALAGVTAVLAVVVPVTMGLFTFRAEGRFQDSLRPVSPTSTNPVAVMKAADYVKAEVASKGGAVAIDDDPGYMDLQLAFFSGLPEERMARVRWDTFRKRMQETQPEVLIRFEQGSLVKDAGVKLEGRTLVLDGVAYEELDGFSAPLHVYRRRP; this comes from the coding sequence ATGGCGACCGCCCCCCCTGCCCTGTCCGTTCCACCGTCCCCCGCGCCGAACCTCTCGGCGGTGCCCGCACCCGCGCCCGAGCCGAGCACCCGGCTCCTCATCGGGCTGATGCTGGTGGCGGCGCTGGTGCCGCGCCTGCTGGTGTTCGCCGTCAACGAGAACCTCTACGGCGACGCCGTGGTGCGCACGGAGCTGGCGGAGCGCTGGCTGGACAACCCGCACGTCATCAAGGCGTACGGCGACGGCGCGTACCAGTTCGGCCCGCTGCACATGTACCTGGTGGGCGCGGCGCTGTCGGTGATGAACCGGGAGGTGGCGGGCCGCGCGGTGAGCCTGTTGTTCGGCGTGCTGTCGGTGGTGCCGCTGTTCGCCCTGACGCGGAGGCTCTTCGGCTGGCGCGCGGGTGTGGTGGCCGGGCTGGCCTTCTCCGCCTGGGGCATGCACATGCAGTTCTCCACCACGGCCGGCAGCGAGGCGGTGTCGCTCTTCTTCATGCTGGCCACCTTCGCGCTGTACGCGGAGGGCGTGGACGAGAATCGCTTCGCGCCCATCTTCCAGGCGGGGCTGATGCTCAACTTCGCCTGCGCGCTGCGCTACGACGCGTGGATGTACATCCCGCTGCTCACGCTCGCGCTGTGCTTCAGCAGCGAGGACAAGGTGGCGTCGGTGACGCGGGCGGTGGGCTTCGGGCTGACGTGCCTGCCGTTCCCCCTGCTGTGGATGCAGGGCAACGAACTGATGCACGGAGACCCGTTCTACCCGGTGAAGGCGGTGGAGGACTTCCATCGCAACTGGGTGCTGTCGTCGGCGGGCTCGGGCCCGGCCATCGGCTGGCGCCTGCAGCAGCTCGGGTTCTGGCCCGGGATTGCGCTGCTGACGCTGTCTCCCGGTGTGGGGCTCCTGGGCATGTGGGGCATGGTGAAGGCGTGGCGCGCGCGCCCGGACACGCGCTGGCTGGTGGCCGCGGCGGTGGTGCCGGCGGCGTACTTCACCTTCCGCGCGGTGGCGCTGCTGACCTTCGTGCCGCTGGGGCGCTTCACGGTGACGCAGGTCGCGGTGGTGCCCGTGTTCGTGGCGTTCGGCTTCGCCGCGCTGGTGGGCAACCGTGGCGTGGGTCTGCGCAAGGCGCTGGCGGGCGTGACGGCGGTGCTCGCGGTGGTGGTGCCGGTGACCATGGGCCTCTTCACCTTCCGCGCGGAGGGGCGCTTCCAGGACTCGCTGCGGCCGGTGAGCCCCACCTCCACCAACCCGGTGGCGGTGATGAAGGCGGCGGACTACGTGAAGGCGGAGGTGGCCAGCAAGGGCGGTGCGGTGGCCATCGACGACGACCCCGGCTACATGGACCTGCAGCTCGCCTTCTTCTCCGGCCTGCCCGAGGAGCGGATGGCGCGCGTGCGCTGGGACACCTTCCGCAAGCGCATGCAGGAGACGCAGCCGGAGGTGCTCATCCGCTTCGAGCAGGGCTCGCTGGTGAAGGATGCCGGCGTGAAGCTGGAGGGCCGCACCCTGGTGCTGGACGGCGTGGCCTACGAGGAACTGGATGGCTTCTCGGCGCCGCTGCACGTGTACCGGCGCCGCCCGTAG
- the ruvX gene encoding Holliday junction resolvase RuvX: MRTMGLDLGTKTIGVAVSDGLGLTAQGVTTVRRTSLKADLAALADLAREHDVSRVVLGLPLNMDGSEGPRAEASRKFADTLGTALGVPVELWDERLSTVAATRTLLEADVSRARRREVIDQVAAQFILQGWLDAHRPPDSDYHPDDYDPES, from the coding sequence ATGCGGACCATGGGCCTGGACCTGGGCACCAAGACCATCGGAGTGGCCGTCTCGGACGGCCTCGGGCTGACCGCCCAGGGCGTCACCACCGTGCGCCGGACCTCACTCAAGGCGGACCTCGCCGCGCTCGCGGACCTCGCGCGCGAGCACGACGTGAGCCGGGTGGTGCTGGGCCTTCCCCTCAACATGGACGGCAGCGAGGGCCCGCGCGCGGAGGCCTCGCGGAAGTTCGCGGACACGCTGGGCACCGCGCTGGGCGTTCCCGTCGAGCTCTGGGACGAGCGGCTGTCCACCGTCGCCGCCACGCGCACCCTGCTGGAGGCGGACGTCAGCCGCGCTCGCCGCCGCGAGGTCATCGACCAGGTGGCCGCCCAGTTCATCCTCCAGGGATGGCTGGACGCCCACCGCCCGCCCGACTCCGACTACCACCCGGACGACTACGACCCGGAGTCGTGA
- a CDS encoding tetratricopeptide repeat protein: MGRVIKHEGATAMRMESGAVRRLKSFARGESTWAEVEGMTFEEAKAIAQVGCDLAAAGRLEEARILFEGLVEGNPRDTAARAALGTVYQKLGRLEEAIAEYSAALAREPGNPVALANRGELYLRKGDRQGFTDLANAVDADPHGETAAGRRARALVKAIALMAVEKLKEDSQP, from the coding sequence ATGGGACGCGTCATCAAGCACGAGGGAGCAACGGCCATGCGGATGGAGAGCGGAGCGGTGCGGCGGCTGAAGTCCTTCGCCCGCGGGGAGTCGACGTGGGCGGAGGTGGAGGGGATGACCTTCGAGGAGGCCAAGGCCATTGCCCAGGTGGGGTGTGACCTCGCGGCGGCCGGCCGGCTGGAGGAGGCGCGCATCCTCTTCGAGGGGCTGGTGGAGGGGAACCCGAGGGACACGGCGGCGCGCGCGGCGCTGGGCACCGTGTACCAGAAGCTCGGGCGGCTGGAGGAGGCCATTGCCGAGTACAGCGCCGCGCTGGCGCGCGAGCCGGGCAACCCGGTGGCGCTGGCGAACCGCGGCGAGCTCTACCTGCGCAAGGGAGACCGGCAGGGCTTCACGGACCTGGCGAACGCGGTGGACGCGGACCCGCACGGCGAGACGGCGGCGGGGCGCAGGGCGCGGGCGCTGGTGAAGGCCATTGCCCTGATGGCGGTGGAGAAGCTGAAGGAGGACTCGCAGCCGTAG
- a CDS encoding M48 family metalloprotease — protein sequence MEPLFTAEQLAEIHAYYLPYYVRAAVDPFARLALMALLLGVLVQPLYRAATAAASGLEHRLGVLRTAPVSRAFLRAMDRLWGEPGWGAALLFALGMDLFVKLVYLPVDVWFQYTLEHRHGMSNYTPGTYAWDLLKGHLLGAVCLSALVIGLYGLARRVRRWWLVLGVPVALLMLVSSTLDPYRDRLYFDQKPLPEGPLRTRMTELMNRAGISFSDVRVEETSVASRRVQAYFAGQGPTRTIILNDVILKDLSEDEVLAAVAHEAGHVQEPKWPGRIAASFALLTLLFAFDRLLHLSASRGWFGTTRFADIRTLPLLSLLLFVVILLTNPISGAFSREREREADRYALRLTGDVESFRRMLVKAARVNKMDPEPPRWVVLKGMSHPPVGERLADLPPPKP from the coding sequence ATGGAGCCCCTCTTCACCGCCGAGCAGCTCGCGGAGATTCACGCCTACTACCTGCCCTACTACGTCCGGGCGGCGGTGGACCCCTTCGCGCGCCTCGCCCTGATGGCGCTGCTGCTCGGCGTGCTCGTCCAGCCCCTGTACCGCGCGGCCACCGCGGCCGCGAGCGGACTGGAGCACCGGCTCGGAGTGCTGCGCACGGCCCCCGTCAGCCGCGCCTTCTTGCGCGCCATGGACAGGCTGTGGGGAGAGCCCGGCTGGGGCGCCGCGCTGCTCTTCGCGCTCGGGATGGACCTCTTCGTGAAGCTCGTCTACCTGCCGGTGGACGTCTGGTTCCAGTACACGCTCGAGCACCGCCACGGCATGTCCAACTACACGCCGGGCACCTATGCGTGGGACCTGCTCAAGGGCCACCTCCTGGGCGCCGTCTGTCTCTCCGCGCTCGTCATCGGCCTGTATGGGCTCGCCCGCCGCGTGCGGCGCTGGTGGCTGGTGCTGGGCGTGCCCGTGGCCCTCCTCATGCTCGTGTCCTCCACCCTGGACCCGTACCGGGACCGTCTCTACTTCGACCAGAAGCCGCTGCCCGAGGGCCCCCTGCGCACGCGGATGACGGAGCTGATGAACAGGGCCGGCATCTCCTTCTCCGACGTGCGCGTGGAGGAGACCTCCGTCGCGTCCCGCCGCGTGCAGGCCTACTTCGCCGGCCAGGGCCCCACGCGCACCATCATCCTCAACGACGTCATCCTCAAGGATCTCTCCGAGGACGAGGTGCTTGCCGCCGTGGCCCACGAGGCCGGCCACGTCCAGGAACCGAAGTGGCCCGGCCGCATCGCCGCGTCCTTCGCGCTGCTGACCCTGCTGTTCGCCTTCGACCGCCTCCTCCACCTGTCCGCCTCCCGGGGCTGGTTCGGCACCACGCGCTTCGCGGACATCCGCACCCTGCCCCTCCTCTCCCTGCTCCTCTTCGTCGTCATCCTGCTGACGAACCCCATCTCGGGCGCCTTCTCCCGCGAGCGCGAGCGCGAGGCGGACCGCTATGCCCTGCGCCTCACCGGCGACGTGGAGTCCTTCCGCCGCATGCTCGTGAAGGCCGCCCGGGTGAACAAGATGGACCCCGAGCCGCCCCGCTGGGTCGTCCTCAAGGGCATGAGCCACCCGCCCGTCGGCGAGCGGCTCGCCGACCTTCCTCCGCCAAAACCGTAG